Proteins co-encoded in one Meiothermus sp. genomic window:
- a CDS encoding glycogen synthase yields the protein MKVAFVASEAFPFAKVGGLADVIGSLPQALRKQGLEPTIFLPWYWGIQGYYVGEAWFNFEGSREKIGIGHAEHQGVRYVLVGLGDFARDKPYGYPDDFRRFVRFAMATAELLGEFEIVHAHDWQAALLPLLRNLGWFKARTVYTIHNLAYQGVWGSQDFYAWTRLPGETYYGAGLEHNGAVNLMKAGIVNADAVTTVSPRYAWEITTPEGGEGLDGVLRAHQGKLRGILNGLDTDYWNPATDRYLNHHYDASDLSGKARNRAELLAEFALEDRPTLGVVSRFAHQKGIDLIADAVDGLMSMGVNLVVLGSGEPGLESTFAWMASHLPGRLAYVQGYNEALAHRIYAGSDGFLMPSRFEPCGLAQLIAMRYGTPPIVRAVGGLLDTVKHWETGFLFDAMDAGGVLHGVSEFLKHPDREAVAKKAMQQDFSWDKPALEYVTLYQQLLG from the coding sequence ATGAAGGTTGCTTTTGTTGCTTCCGAAGCCTTTCCTTTTGCCAAGGTGGGGGGCCTGGCCGACGTGATCGGGAGCCTGCCCCAGGCCCTCCGGAAACAGGGCCTGGAGCCCACCATCTTTCTGCCGTGGTACTGGGGCATCCAGGGCTATTATGTGGGCGAAGCCTGGTTCAACTTCGAGGGGAGCCGCGAGAAGATCGGCATCGGCCATGCCGAGCACCAGGGGGTGCGTTACGTGTTGGTGGGGCTGGGGGATTTTGCCCGCGACAAACCCTACGGCTACCCCGATGACTTCCGCCGCTTTGTGCGCTTTGCCATGGCCACAGCCGAACTTTTGGGTGAGTTTGAGATTGTACACGCCCACGACTGGCAGGCGGCCCTGCTACCTTTGCTGCGCAACCTGGGCTGGTTTAAGGCCCGCACGGTCTACACCATCCACAACCTGGCCTACCAGGGGGTCTGGGGCTCACAGGATTTTTATGCCTGGACACGCCTACCGGGCGAGACCTACTACGGGGCAGGCCTCGAGCACAACGGCGCGGTCAACCTGATGAAAGCAGGGATTGTAAACGCCGACGCCGTCACTACCGTTTCGCCCCGCTATGCCTGGGAGATCACCACCCCCGAAGGCGGGGAGGGGCTCGATGGCGTCCTGCGGGCGCATCAAGGAAAGCTTCGGGGCATCCTGAATGGCCTCGATACCGACTACTGGAACCCCGCCACCGACCGGTACCTTAACCACCACTACGACGCCTCCGACCTTTCGGGCAAGGCCCGCAACCGGGCCGAGCTGCTGGCCGAGTTTGCCCTGGAAGACCGCCCCACCCTGGGGGTGGTCTCGCGCTTTGCCCACCAGAAAGGCATAGACCTGATTGCCGACGCGGTGGATGGTCTGATGAGCATGGGGGTCAACCTGGTGGTGCTGGGCAGTGGGGAGCCGGGCCTCGAGAGCACCTTTGCCTGGATGGCCTCGCATCTACCGGGGCGCCTGGCCTACGTGCAGGGTTACAACGAAGCCCTGGCGCACCGCATCTACGCCGGTTCCGACGGCTTTCTGATGCCCTCGCGCTTCGAGCCGTGCGGTCTGGCCCAACTGATTGCCATGCGCTACGGCACGCCCCCCATCGTGCGGGCGGTGGGGGGCTTGCTCGATACCGTGAAGCACTGGGAAACCGGCTTCCTGTTCGACGCCATGGATGCAGGGGGTGTTTTGCACGGGGTGAGCGAGTTTCTCAAGCACCCCGACCGCGAAGCCGTAGCCAAAAAAGCCATGCAACAAGATTTTTCCTGGGATAAGCCGGCCCTCGAGTACGTGACCCTTTACCAGCAACTGTTGGGGTAG
- a CDS encoding gamma-glutamylcyclotransferase, whose protein sequence is MVPEAVFVYGTLKQGQRNFWVSQEAGWVRSEPAYIEGFQLFHIPEGDLRPYAYPGVVKGEGRVWGEVQWFADLAQALVLLDELEDEGGEYLRSPTTAYLQPTEQPCTVWVYTYPSLQAVQSAGGIWLPEGVWGEEMQPKG, encoded by the coding sequence ATGGTTCCCGAGGCGGTCTTTGTTTATGGCACCTTGAAGCAAGGCCAGCGCAACTTTTGGGTTTCCCAAGAAGCCGGCTGGGTTCGTTCGGAACCGGCCTATATCGAGGGCTTTCAGCTTTTTCACATTCCCGAGGGCGATCTGAGGCCCTACGCCTATCCGGGGGTGGTGAAAGGGGAGGGGCGGGTGTGGGGCGAGGTGCAGTGGTTCGCCGACCTGGCGCAAGCCCTCGTACTGCTCGACGAGCTCGAGGATGAAGGCGGCGAGTATCTGCGCAGCCCCACCACGGCCTACTTGCAGCCGACCGAACAACCCTGTACGGTCTGGGTCTATACCTACCCTAGCCTGCAAGCGGTGCAAAGCGCGGGGGGTATCTGGCTGCCGGAAGGGGTCTGGGGTGAAGAAATGCAGCCGAAGGGGTAA
- a CDS encoding SagB/ThcOx family dehydrogenase codes for MDKHPGKVFYRLTRIFPGDPLPGGRAPAAKVYANPLESVELSEPVRDGGPAVWRVLSRVAPTTPKVGSSITQAELSQVLAPLAVRRGGRGYPSAGGAYPLEVYLAVQHLQDTFQGIYHYAAKQHQLEQLSSRFDPKSWKAALMDLEAVEASAALVVFSAVPERSEAVFGLRGFRYALLEVGYAVGEVMVAATALGLQAYPAATFYDEEVRKLLSLPDAEHPVVVLLLGR; via the coding sequence ATGGATAAGCATCCCGGCAAGGTTTTTTACCGCCTGACGCGCATTTTTCCCGGAGACCCGCTTCCCGGGGGGCGGGCCCCTGCGGCCAAGGTCTATGCCAATCCGCTGGAATCGGTGGAGCTTTCGGAGCCGGTGCGCGACGGGGGCCCGGCGGTCTGGCGGGTGCTCTCCAGGGTGGCCCCTACCACTCCCAAGGTGGGTTCTTCCATCACCCAGGCCGAGCTTTCGCAGGTGCTGGCCCCCCTGGCGGTGCGCCGGGGTGGGCGGGGCTATCCCTCGGCAGGCGGCGCTTATCCCCTCGAGGTCTACCTGGCCGTGCAGCACCTGCAAGACACCTTCCAGGGCATCTACCACTACGCGGCCAAACAGCACCAGCTCGAACAGCTTTCGAGCCGCTTCGACCCCAAAAGCTGGAAGGCGGCCCTGATGGATCTGGAGGCGGTGGAGGCTTCTGCGGCACTGGTGGTTTTTAGCGCCGTGCCGGAGCGCTCCGAAGCGGTGTTTGGGCTGCGGGGGTTTCGCTATGCTTTGCTCGAGGTGGGCTATGCGGTGGGCGAGGTGATGGTGGCCGCGACGGCCCTGGGTCTGCAAGCCTACCCTGCCGCCACCTTCTATGACGAAGAGGTGCGCAAGCTGCTCTCGCTGCCCGATGCCGAGCATCCGGTGGTGGTGCTCTTGCTGGGGCGCTAA